A window of the Lolium perenne isolate Kyuss_39 chromosome 7, Kyuss_2.0, whole genome shotgun sequence genome harbors these coding sequences:
- the LOC127315046 gene encoding uncharacterized protein, which translates to MPYKLLQEITNNFSEEQRLGSGAFGEVYKGVLEGKEIAVKKLRSMQGINEKLFETEFGHLKRLKHQNIVQLVGFCREEEEVVVNHEGKEVCALYIHRALCLEYMPNGSLGNCLSGQYLGHNWQVHFRIIKGICEGLKYLHDVSIMHFDLKPDNILLDGDMVPKIADFGLSRLVGQQNTIMTMSPLGTLGFLPPEFINKQVISKEYDIFSLGAIIKRIVTGAMDKESIPDMDQPEYAELDVSGCSTLVLLTYMCKLKGLFGSQPHFAKLNFGKCEVPAIILMYSTWVVTKGILEDGTKIVVEKLEENSSMVPHKAFHYEIGESCRLDWNTRFRIIMGICQGMHFLQKKGGPPVRLELNPNNIFLDKNMVPKIAGYGVGRLLNHASQMNRRPIVGTSVYKPTQYYKEGSIFLGKAIYYLGILIVEIATGEKYNVRNVYRDWTDEGIEWNYSSLDTTGINQVKACMQIGLMCVETNTRRAPTIKFIVNNLRKTTYFGAMPEKFSSVVSQLSSAVVPVVQIRSGSISFVRVQPRRLCFPYESKRLTSCSLYLINNTLFRVVFSLQTKNPRRYYTKLPFCGIVPPKCSYTLTVTMLEQKKNATFSSHEFLTLQSSIVPGQQLKNVNADSVAAFFEEVRKMAGSSSNKRKIVCEVQEVRIPVVCNPPEMSTSDQIIASPNYRQVLSIDVHPTKPWILTTNNRGNASIWNYETNATVNSLEVNITEEPGGDGGGGAVSASEFDEEFDELSELEEPLACAFSESEIAAFSPSPVSATEDPPGDKELLLLR; encoded by the exons ATGCCGTACAAACTGTTACAAGAAATTACAAATAACTTCAGCGAGGAGCAGAGGCTTGGGAGTGGTGCGTTTGGAGAGGTTTACAAG GGAGTGCTTGAGGGAAAAGAGATTGCCGTAAAAAAGCTGCGTTCCATGCAAGGGATTAACGAGAAGCTATTCGAAACTGAATTTGGACATCTTAAGAGGCTAAAACATCAAAATATCGTTCAATTAGTGGGCTTCTGCCGTGAAGAAGAGGAAGTAGTTGTAAATCATGAAGGAAAAGAAGTATGTGCTTTGTATATACACAGGGCACTCTGCCTCGAGTATATGCCAAACGGAAGCCTTGGCAACTGTCTTTCTG GACAATATCTTGGACATAATTGGCAAGTGCACTTCAGAATAATTAAGGGCATCTGTGAAGGTTTAAAATACCTTCATGATGTGTCCATTATGCATTTTGATCTAAAGCCAGATAATATATTGCTTGATGGGGATATGGTGCCCAAAATAGCAGACTTCGGTTTATCGAGGCTAGTGGGACAACAGAACACTATAATGACAATGTCTCCTCTAGGGACACT TGGATTCTTGCCTCCGGAATTTATAAATAAGCAAGTAATCTCAAAAGAGTACGACATATTTAGCTTGGGAGCTATAATTAAAAGAATAGTTACTGGAGCAATGGACAAGGAGAGTATTCCTGACATGGATCAACCGGAATATGCTGAGCTT GATGTGTCCGGGTGTAGCACACTAGTACTTCTAACCTACATGTGCAAGCTTAAGGGTCTGTTTGGTTCTCAGCCACACTTTGCCAAGCTTAACTTTGGCAAGTGTG AAGTTCCTGCAATCATCCTAATGTACAGTACATGGGTGGTTACAAAGGGCATACTAGAAGATGGAACAAAGATTGTCGTGGAGAAGCTTGAGGAAAATTCTTCGATGGTACCTCACAAAGCATTTCACTATGAGATTG GTGAATCTTGCCGACTTGATTGGAATACACGTTTCAGAATAATTATGGGCATTTGCCAGGGGATGCATTTCTTGCAGAAGAAGGGTGGACCACCCGTCCGTTTGGAGCTTAATCCTAACAACATATTCTTGGATAAGAATATGGTACCCAAAATTGCCGGTTATGGTGTCGGGAGACTCTTGAATCATGCAAGCCAGATGAATAGAAGGCCAATTGTGGGAACATC TGTATACAAGCCTACCCAATATTATAAAGAAGGAAGTATCTTCCTCGGCAAGGCTATATACTACTTGGGTATTTTAATCGTGGAGATTGCTACAGGGGAGAAATACAACGTTCGCAAT GTATATAGAGACTGGACAGATGAAGGTATAGAATGGAACTATTCATCTTTAGACACCACTGGCATTAATCAAGTGAAAGCATGCATGCAGATTGGGCTGATGTGTGTCGAGACCAATACACGTCGAGCACCTACTATAAAGTTTATTGTCAACAATTTGAGAAAAACTACATATTTTGGCGCGATGCCAGAGAAG TTTAGCTCAGTTGTGTCCCAGCTCAGCTCAGCAGTTGTTCCCGTTGTACAGATCAGGTCCGGCTCCATTAGCTTTGTCAGGGTTCAACCCCGGCGGCTCTGCTTCCCGTACGAGTCGAAAAGATTGACCTCATGTTCGCTGTACCTAATAAACAACACATTATTCCGTGTCGTATTCAGTCTCCAGACGAAAAACCCAAGGAGGTACTATACAAAGCTACCGTTTTGCGGCATTGTGCCACCAAAGTGCAGCTACACTCTCACTGTGACAATGCTTGAGCAGAAGAAAAATGCAACATTCAGCAGCCACGAGTTTCTCACCCTGCAGAGCAGCATAGTGCCGGGTCAGCAGCTCAAAAATGTAAACGCAGATTCCGTTGCCGCGTTTTTTGAGGAAGTAAGAAAGATGGCCGGCAGTTCATCAAACAAAAGAAAGATCGTTTGTGAGGTGCAAGAGGTGCGGATTCCAGTTGTATGTAACCCACCAGAGATGAGCACCTCAGATCAG ATCATAGCCAGTCCCAACTATCGGCAGGTGTTGTCCATAGATGTTCATCCAACAAAGCCATG GATCTTGACGACCAACAACAGGGGTAATGCTTCCATTTGGAACTATGAGACGAAT GCAACCGTGAACTCCCTTGAAGTCAATATTACAGAGGAGCCAG gtggtgatggtggtggcggagcagtttcagcatcagaatttGATGAAGAATTTGACGAGCTATCAGAACTTGAGGAGCCACTAGCATGTGCATTTTCAGAATCTGAGATTGCAGCATTTTCGCCCTCACCAGTGTCAGCCACAGAGGATCCGCCAGGggacaaggagttgctgctcctgCGCTGA
- the LOC139834019 gene encoding coatomer subunit beta'-1-like, which yields MSVFLGGTTVYSGKFIEQKEWLVVGGGDGYIYVYSYESSDTLEEIECFKAHDGHHIMSLAVKPTQSFVLSASDDRLIKLWDWAKGWECIRTFQGHYNKVTHVMFDPRDNNRFLSASLDRTVKIWNSDAAECNITLHEHPDGVICLQYFSGDNRQLLIAGSSDGTAKIWDLETESSVGLIQGDGEQLNALFLHPELPVLITGLHNGTVQISKSTSTTAYRLENIASFNLGAVKAVGHIKRLRRILVACDQGLAVLEMNVLLRAGLG from the exons atgtcggTTTTCCTGGGTGGAACGACTG TATATTCGGGGAAATTTATTGAACAGAAGGAATGGCTAGTAGTTGGGGGTGGCGATGGGTACATCTATGTGTACAGTTATGAATCTTCTGATACATTGGAAGAAATCGAGTGTTTCAAGGCTCATGATGGCCATCATATCATGTCTTTGGCTGTGAAACCAACTCAATCTTTTGTGCTGTCAGCATCTGACGATCGCCTGATTAAGCTATGGGACTGGGCGAAGGGATGGGAATGTATTCGAACATTTCAGGGGCACTATAACAAAGTCACACACGTAATGTTCGACCCAAGGGACAACAATAGATTTTTGAGTGCTTCCTTGGACCGCACAGTCAAG ATTTGGAACAGCGATGCTGCTGAATGCAACATCACGTTGCACGAGCATCCGGATGGAGTGATCTGTCTTCAATACTTCTCAGGTGACAATCGGCAGCTTTTGATTGCTGGCTCTTCGGACGGTACGGCCAAG ATCTGGGATCTAGAAACAGAAAGTTCTGTTGGTCTCATACAAGGAGATGGAGAACAGCTAAATGCCCTCTTCTTGCACCCTGAACTGCCGGTACTAATTACAGGTTTACATAATGGGACCGTCCAAATATCGAAGTCCACTAGCACTACTGCATATAG GCTTGAGAACATAGCTAGTTTTAACCTGGGTGCAGTTAAAGCAGTTGGACACATTAAACGCTTAAGAAG GATTTTGGTGGCGTGTGACCAAGGACTAGCCGTGCTGGAAATGAACGTGCTGCTAAGAGCTGGCCTCGGTTAG